DNA sequence from the Manihot esculenta cultivar AM560-2 chromosome 11, M.esculenta_v8, whole genome shotgun sequence genome:
tacagcaagtgttttaccatcaccaagttgtacttcctcaggacctccatagtcagaatagctttgcaaagaagctggattcgacacaacatgattagggctgtaaatgagccaaactattcgtgagctactcgagactcgactcgataaaagctcgaccgagttcggctcgttttttaaaTGAGTCAAGCTCAAGCTCAATTTTGAGgctcgtcacttaaacgagctgagcttgaactccatagtattcggctcgttaaggctcgcgaactggctcgtttttaggctcgcgagctagctcgttgagaaggctcgcgagctgactcgttgagaaggctcgtgagcaggctcgttgagaaggctcacgagcaggctcgttaaataggctcgtgagtaatattgtttaaataaattggtgaaccaattcattaaataaatttatgaacaagttcatatattattaaaaaaataaaaataactataaagttataaaatttaaactattataaatacttgaaaattatagtattgaaaattacaaataattaagattaattattataattaatattctttaaaattaaattataaaaatcttttgtatataattattataataagattctataaaattaatgtataatcacaaataattaatattaattattataataagtattctttaaaattatagtactacatgataaattgagttgtaaaaattatatacattttaaaattaaagtataattataaaaaaatttttgtatataattaagcatacaatataaaagatgataataattatcaaagtatattaataataattaattaaggttatatggatgttgaagttgaaattcaagttaactaattgaacaagcatgaagatgattatgaagataattaaattatattagcttgtttcaactattggaagttggaatcaattttattcgtttgatattaaactttgtgtgtaatctaattttattatgttgttgaatttatatttatttgtgttattttagttataaattgtgttacgtaattttttttatgtacactctcttttttttatattatttaaattaatgatgattaaaaacttattaaagtgtaattattaattcgagctcgagcctgaacttgagctcaaaccaaactttttaattttgagctcggtctcgagcttttttaacgagttttttaatcgagctttccgagttcgagctcgagttttattaacgagcttcttaatcgagcttttcgagctcgagctcgaattaggctcgttattaaatcgaacgagcctttcacgagtcgagctcgaatcgagctcgattataatatttaattctcgagccgagctcgaatcaaatattagagctcgagtcgagctcgagctcgagctcgagcttccaaacttttttaataaacgagcttgaGCTTTGCAAAGCTCGActcggctcggctcgattaCACCCCTAAACATGATGAGAAGCTCCGCTATCAAACAACCATTGTTGTGGAGAAGAAGCAGCCATAGAAGAAGTAACATTAACTGCAGGTATCGGTGCTGAAGAATGCGAGGTATCAGTCTTCAAAGATATATTATTCTCCTTAAGAAAGCGAGCCAATTTGCGACATTCAGCAGTAGTATGCCCAGTATATTCACAAAATTGACATACCACATCAGGTCGATAAGAACCTCGACCTCGACCACCAGAGTAAGAACCACGACCACCACGTCAATTTCCAGAATAATTGGAGTTTTGTGGAGATCGATTATAATTGCCATTCTGATTGTGTGAACGCCCTCCAGAACGTTGAGTGTAATTGACAGTAGCAATCACTTGTGACATAGCTGAAACGGTTGTGGAATCTTTTTCTTGTAGGGATCGTTCATGATCAGTAAGTTTTTCAAAGAGATCAGAAAAGGTTATTGGGGTTTCACGAACTTTTAACGCAGCAACTATGGGACTGTAATCATCTCCCAATCGCGtgataatataaacaattaagtcatcatcactcaccggattctgggtaagagcaagctcatctgcaatagccctcatctcattgagaaaaatagcaatcggtttggttcccttagagttctgtgctaatttagtttttaaggaCAAAATTCTAGAACGAGAAACATTAGCAAAACTCTGGTGAAGCCGATCCCATGCTTCTTTGGCAGTATTGGCTGAAGAAATCAAGGGTTGAATAGTATCGGAACAACTTCCTAAAAGAGCACTGATCAAAATTTGATCTTGTCGAAACCATAAGGCGAAAGCTGGGTTGGCTGTTTTGTCTTTTTCAGAAATAAATTGTGATGGTGCAACCCGTGaaccatcaataaaatcaagtaAATCAAGACCAATTAAGGTTGATTGGATCTGTTTTCTCCAAACAGGAAAATTCTCCGGAGTAAGTTTAATTGGAAAATACGTTGGAGCATTTAATTGAATGACGGTATTGGATGACGAAGccattaattaaaagaaaattggatcagaaaactcgtgagagcagattgcggctctgataccatatagaagatttatgatattgagaattctatgtatttgtatttctgtatagaatacatttatatagtatataccagtggttgagtttgatacagattatatgaataataaatattatctcaaccaactataaaccttatcataactctaaatcttatcacaactctaaccttatcatgactctaaaccttatcacaactctaacccttatcactaactaaatacaagataagtatacagctataactcaagttacaaatagataaaactgttatagttagtctttatcttTAATAGAGGATGAGGGTGGTTTTGCAGGGCCGCGGGTCCTATGGAGTATGAGAGGCTAAGGAGCGCGGTGGTGCTGAGCATGGTAGTTTAAGATTGTTTCAAGTAATGGTCTTGGTATTATCTTCCATGTCTTGGTCGCCATCGCTTTCTCTGTCTGCAGTGGCGGAGGTAGAGGATGTGGGAAGGAACATGGTACTGAATTAAGCTTATAAGCGTGGAGGCTGGCAGCTGCTAAAGTAGGGATGCTTGTGATCACTCCCGAATGGGTACGTACTCACTCCTTGAATCGCTCATGCAAACAAACACTGCATCATTACCTCTGGCAGAAGTAATGAGTGATGAGAGAGGATTATGGGTCGGAGCGGAGACAATGGGGATCTTGAAGAGAAGTTGCTGAGACTTGATTTTTCAAGGAATAAAGTTGATGAGAAttgattatagaaaaaaaatggaGACTATGGAAATAAGTAGTTAGCTAGGAAATTTTTTCTTCccacgttttttttttttttgagggcATTTAGTTAATGAAAAGATTTTTCTTTCGGTTCACCGCTTAAATAATgacaagaaataaaattttgacataataataatttgccatttcccatttcaaaaaaaataaaaataatttgccATTTTCTTATAGATGGCTcactttaattaaaaaagcaaaaaagaattcaaaatgCATCAGCAAAGttaaaattctatttaaataataaaggcTATGactagaattaaattttttatttttatttaaggatcaaataaattaaattaaaaattttaattaattaaactcagTATATTTTATTGAAGGTTAAATAAGCCCTCACTCAatacaatattatttttaataataaaaatattttttatagaataaaatttcatttttatataattttaaaattatttattatatttatatatttttaaaatttttatattaattaaaatacttcattttttatattttaaattataaaaaataatattttattatttaaaaaataatactatatTAGGATTTATTTAAtccttaatatatatatatatatatatatatatatatatatatatatatatgtatataattagtttaaaattttaaattaattttatttagctcttaaaatagaagtttaattgaatttatttttaaatagtaaaatataatagtaatggattggatttatttttaaatagtaaaatataatattaatggaGAATGAATATTAACTTGAATAGTGATCGACTTTTACTATTTTGTAAACTAATGCAACATGCTAATTAAGAcgatgataaaattaataataataaaagcttattaattttcaaaatttttgaaattagaaTTGAACTATACCTTAATATATGGAATCATAAAAAAGGTGTCCAACTCATTAAAACTATAGCAAAAAGATgtggaaaattaaaaataagttagTCAGCATTACAAAATATAGCATAAACAATTTAAAACTCAAAACGAAAATCTAAATTCATCAATatctcataaaaaaatttataatttaatatgtaaatattatcattatttataaataatctttatattttaaaaaactcattaaaaatttttattttttttatcgttTATAATTTGATTCTTCGATttcattatataattaaattacagtaaaaaaaaattattatgcagTTTTATTTAGAGAGAGAATAATATCTTTCTTATTCTCAAAATCTCTAACTTTTTCTTCAACTCTGTTCTTTGGTTACTATCAATTAGGACCTCAAGTTAaggagaaaattttattatacattTAGCAAAATTAGGACCTCAAGTTAAGGAGAAAATTCCCTAACTTGTTCTCTCTTAACGTCACAGTCCTCCTTTTCATTTTCTCAGCCATTTTCGATCAAACACCATTACCCATTTCCACCTTTTCATAGACCCACTTATCCATTTCAGTGTTCCCACCTCTCTCGACTAAGACCTCCTCTCAACCATCCACTCCTTCTGTCGACCAGCTAAAGTGGACCCGCCTAAAACTAGCAAGTTAGCTTTTTTTCAGCAAGTGACGCCAGTAACATTCTATAGGGTTTTCAGGACACACTCGATGTTTTCCATGCACAGAGTCAGAGTCAATGGTTTAAGTATTGGAGTATTTGAATCGGGTTTTCTCAATGCACAGGGATTGATGCCCATGAAAACAAAAAATGGTCGATGAACAACTGATTTTTACTATGTGACGAAGTAAGGCCAGAAATGGATTCATACCTGGACCATCATTGACAGTTTCATACCGATACCATCTTTGAGCTTACCTCCATCCTCATCTCCAAAGCATGTGGAGCTTGCCATTATTGAAGCAATTAGTATGGAATAtagaaaatttagaaaaaataagcattgaataagaaataaaataatttaagttaGGAATTTTGTTACGAGAATTAGGGATCCaagatgataaaattaaattttaaaatatttttctcattttttatttatttttaaaaaaaaattatataaaaacttGATTATTAACCGtttaattatgtaaaaatattttaatatattttttaaaataaaaaaattaatttattaataatgataatattcagATATTAAACAACATATATCatttatttcaaatattatatttgaatTGAGTTTATAAGTAATTATACTTCAGAAAGTTGAATTTATTtagtagaattttttttttattaagatgTAACGTTTATTAAAGcataatgtaaaataattataatttgcaATAAGAAGAAAATAAGTAGTTTTCCAACTACAAAAacataatctttataattataagtaacctaaatatattataattatattagcatgttaaaataaaataaattagaataaaaaGTACTACTATAGCttatcttttctttattttttaaaataattattcaaattaaaactATCTTAATATTTTCTGAATTCTTTGcctttcttaaaattttttaaataatattcaaaattaaaattatacaggGACGAAGTCAAAGAATTTCTTTCCTACAATGCAATCttagtttaataaatataatttaattgtattaatatattagaaaaaatcATGTGAAGGTAAGGATTTATATCAATTAGTACAACTAATTTGTACTTCTTCTTAAGGTAACTTAATCAAagtattttatttgataattatataaagtatttgtttattatttattctttttgaatttaattttatttaataattaattaacatttaaatatattttaataattcttatgttaaaattttaacattgtTGTATTAGAtccaaaactttattttttaaataaatttaaaagtaaattaaatactaaaagtatcatcaactttcaatttaaatataattataaaaaataaggatatttaagtaaaataaattttgaattattaattcattaaaaaaaataaatgatgatTTCGGGTACTTCAAAAAGCGTGTTATTTAAGTATGccctaattaaatttaaacccaTCATTTTAATTTcgactaaaaaaattataaatttattattttgataatcTTTTCAAGGTTTATCTAATATTTGTAAATATtactttaataaattttatttaaaatttaatttattgtatttttatatgtattttttgatttcttaacaaattctaaaattaatttaaataatcaatttacatatccttgttttaaaaaaaatttaaatttacgttaattttatatattttgcttaattaactataaaataatttaaataataaaattattatctattttgaaaataaaattgtttaaataataaaaccatctactattttaaaataaattattattataaataatttaaaattttaaaaatattttagaaatttagtgaaataaatattaatttattcaaactaaaagatattttaatgcaatttaaatgatttaattttttcaatcattgtgtaaaaatattaaataacaaataaattttcatattaaagaTTGTGAGCCAAAAAACACAGAAAAACATCATTTTAAATGTCATTATAAAAAGcagtttaaattaatatattttatcattttagtgTTTTATGATTActttatgttaaaaataatttaaaatattttttatataatatatataaaaagtgattttcttaataataattCGAAACTAAACTTTTGCATTGATACTATTTCTTTTCTCATGTAGCTGCTGAATTTCTCAAGAAGCCAGGCCCAGGCCCAAGGCATCTCCAAAAGTAATCTGGGCCCAAGTCAGTTTATCAAAGATGGGAAAAAACCGAGCTTTGTTTTCCTCATAGGAACAATTTCGTAAAATCGGTCCAAACCAAATAAGCTCTAAATAACGCACAAAAGGCAAAAACCCTACCGCTGCTTCCTCCGCTCTGCTGCAGCTACAACACGCAGCCTCCATCTCTGCTCTGCGGTAAATTTTCCCTCTCCCTTTTTCTCTCCATGTATGTACCGGATGGAAAATTTCTATTcctcctttttattttaattttttaatctgtTCCAAGTGTATGAACGATGAATCGTTCCGTAAATCTAGGGACTTGATCGGTTTCTTTCTTTGATCATTTTGATTTAATAATAGCGTTTGAAATGTAGACTAAACTGTTTAATGCAAGTCTAGATCTATTGGTTAATCTGACGGAGGTTGTCCACTAATGTTCTCCAATACTGTGTGATTCATTTTGCTTTTGTTGGATTAGGAATTTTTTGCTTTGGAATGTTTGGTTCAGGGCAGAGTGTTTGTTTCAGAGTTGGATTTATTTTTGGCTTATGATATTTTTTTGAGAATTTGATTCGAAACAGATTATCTTTTTGTGTGCAAATAGATCTTTATTCTTTTGGCCTATTGAATTTCTTTTCCCGTTAAAAGCAGTGTTACAGGTTTTTGTTGAGATTTACTTGTGTGGATGTCACTTGAAGATAAGCTAATATCAgaatttagtttatttatatACAGATGATGAGATCTTCTCACTTGTTgcaattattattatcatcattatCCTGGATATGAACTTGTGTTAGTTGAAAAGTAAATGGCATACGTTTTCCTCTTGCTTTTGCATTTTTTATGCTAATTTGATATTTGTTCATATTTTCAGGGGTTGCTATTTGTAAAAATGGTGAGAGTCAGTGTTCTGAATGATGCTCTTAAGAGCATGTATAATGCTGAGAAGAGGGGTAAACGACAAGTTATGATCAGGCCATCCTCAAAAGTGATCATCAAGTTTCTTTTGGTCATGCAAAAGCATGGTTTGTTAATTTGCAAATTTAGTCTTTTGCACTTGTTTGAGTATTGAATGCTACAAGAATATGTGGTTGTGTTTATATATCGTTTTATGGATATTGCAGGATATATTGGAGAGTTTGAGTATGTTGATGATCACAGAGCTGGCAAGATTGTGGTTGAACTGAATGGACGATTGAACAAGTGTGGAGTTATTAGTCCTCGCTTTGATATTGGAGTCAAAGAGATTGAAGGTTGGACTGCTAGATTGCTTCCTTCAAGACAGGTGAGTCTTAAGAACACAGTTCGCAGAGAACAATAGTTTTCCAACTTGATAGAAATTGGTTATGAAAACTTCTTGTCAAGGGGGATGTCTAGGGGCTTGGTTTTAGTTCTATGTTTACCTTTTCTATTGGAAGGTAATTTGATGGATGTTATTCTGTCACTTAGGTCTAATTTGTGGGAACAGATGACCATATTGTTTAGGCTTATATATTCCATGTCTGATTGCATTAGACTGTCATTGTGTTAAAAGTTTTATCTGTAGATGATAAGCCATTAGCCTTTGCACTTCTTGCTTAACCCTGAGAgtttatctaatttttataatgaataCATGCAGTTTGGCTATATTGTGCTGACAACATCTGCTGGCATTATGGATCATGAAGAAGCTCGGAGAAAAAATGTTGGAGGCAAAGTACTTGGTTTCTTTTATTGATCAGAGCTTTTGGGATAATTTTTGGCTTACTGTTCACTGGTTTATCCACCTACCAAAATTTACAGTTACaatgtttcagtttttaatattttgtacCTAGGTATGGTTATGATTTAAGATTATGTTCTATGCCACCTGAATTCGTATCAAATCTTTGGTTTTTGCCTGCTAATGATTGTCAAGTTTTGTTTCTCTTCTCGTGAGATTGGTATTTCTAAAGATTGTGCTTATGATTAATCCTTTATATGCATAGAACACTTTTATCTTTGGATTTCCTCTCTAAGGAGGAGCGATTCTGGAAAGATGGTAGTAAATCACCTTGGGTCATCAAACGCCTTCAATTTGCTTATTCACTAATTTCTGAATTTGAATCCATCAATTCAATCATTCCAATTTAGCATTGTGCCAGCTGCTCACTCAACTATTAATTATGAACATATTTGTTAAGAAATGGTCAAATGTATGGGTAGTCATTGGTGTTGATTATTTCAGCAGTTATTATGATTCAGTCCTCGTTTAACACCaatgattttatttgaaaagaattcaaatgacTTTGCAAGCTTCTTGCAAAATCATATGCTACTTCAAAATCATATCCAAGTAGCATATGGAGATAAAAGCAAAATCATAATGATTTTATCTAcatgattaaaattttttaaattaaaaagttttaaattcttttatttcaaataagaattttaaataattaaatttaaattttttaaatttttacaaaattctagATTTCAaacatcttttaatttttaaatactaaCCAAATTCTTTAGTTGAGTTTTGTATATAATATGTATCTCACTTAGGTTTATGTCTTGTTTGGTTGTATCAAGTTTTCAAGAAGTAATTTTGTTTATTTGGTTGGTAGCTTTTTTAATTTCCCGAGTGATTTCTTTCTTTGATGTagggaattattttttttttaatatagttaaattattttttaaaaaattatttttcaaaaaataatttatttgattcatAGGAGGTCTTAGTTCATATAATTTAGAGTAAAAGTACAAAGGAGTACAAATTTTTTTCTTCAGAGtcaatagtttaatttattttatgatatgGCAAACAGTATTAATTTTGGCACACTATTACAAAGTGCTgaagtaattaataaaatataattattaattaatattttttaaaacatttataagaaaaaaatataaaaaaaattttaaaatttcatcattttttttattttaaaatacgtaatacaatttatattaaaatagtatttttatagatattttttaacaatattaaataattttaatatagattaaacttaaattaaaaaattaataaaactatacagtaatttttttatactttcccctgtaatttattattaaacatGGGAAGTTCCAATTTCAAGTTTAATCGAGTCCGTCATCACATGGTTTTGTTCCAGAAATTCCAGTTCCTTGGATATGCAGACAATCTTATTGCAGGAAGTGCTTgaataataacatatttaatcaattttacaTCTTTCAGAGGTTTGACCAATTTTATGCTCTAATTATGACGTGGAAAggggaaaaattattttatctggAAATGCTGCTAAATGAATCCTCCTAGGAAACAAGCAGGTATGATCTCATGGATTAATTTACCGATCAACTGATTCTATTTCATACTTAAATAGAGCAAACATTAATTTCTCTATAAAATTGAGTGGTCTCTCCAGGTTATAATGTCTTGGGATTGGTGGGTC
Encoded proteins:
- the LOC110626589 gene encoding 40S ribosomal protein S15a-1; translation: MVRVSVLNDALKSMYNAEKRGKRQVMIRPSSKVIIKFLLVMQKHGYIGEFEYVDDHRAGKIVVELNGRLNKCGVISPRFDIGVKEIEGWTARLLPSRQFGYIVLTTSAGIMDHEEARRKNVGGKVLGFFY